The following proteins come from a genomic window of Streptomyces sp. GS7:
- a CDS encoding inorganic diphosphatase encodes MEFDVTIEIPKGSRNKYEVDHETGRIRLDRRLFTSTSYPADYGFVENTLGEDGDPLDALVILDEPTFPGCLIKCRAIGMFRMTDEAGGDDKLLCVPASDPRVEHLRDIHHVSEFDRLEIQHFFEVYKDLEPGKSVEGANWVGRAEAEAEIEASYKRLEAQGGAH; translated from the coding sequence GTGGAGTTCGACGTCACCATCGAGATCCCGAAGGGTTCGCGGAACAAGTACGAGGTGGACCACGAGACCGGTCGGATCCGCCTGGACCGTCGACTCTTCACCTCGACCAGCTACCCGGCCGACTACGGCTTTGTCGAGAACACCCTGGGCGAGGACGGCGACCCGCTGGACGCGCTGGTCATCCTGGACGAGCCGACCTTCCCCGGCTGCCTCATCAAGTGCCGCGCCATCGGCATGTTCCGGATGACGGACGAGGCCGGCGGCGACGACAAGCTGCTGTGCGTGCCCGCGTCCGACCCGCGGGTGGAGCACCTCCGCGACATCCACCACGTCTCGGAGTTCGACCGCCTGGAGATCCAGCACTTCTTCGAGGTCTACAAGGACCTGGAGCCCGGCAAGTCCGTCGAGGGCGCCAACTGGGTCGGCCGCGCCGAGGCCGAGGCCGAGATCGAGGCGTCCTACAAGCGCCTTGAGGCGCAGGGCGGCGCGCACTGA